The sequence CGCCGGGATCTCGCCGAAGTTCTTGTGGATCAGGTTCGCGGTGCGGTTGACCAGGTTGCCCCAGCCGGCGACCAGTTCGTCGTTGGTACGGCGTACGAACTCCGCCCAGGTGAAGTCCGAGTCGTTCGACTCCGGTCCGGCCGAGGCGACGAAGTAACGGAAGGCGTCCGCCTGATAGCGGTCGAGCAGGTCGCGTACGTAGATCACGATCTTGCGCGAGGACGAGAACTTCTTCCCCTCCATCGTCAGGTACTCCGAGGACACCACCTCGGTCGGCAGGTTGAGTTGGCCGAGCTTGTGGCTCGCGCCGCCCCTGGAGCCCTTGCCGTTGTACGCCAACAGTTCCGCCGGCCAGATCTGGCTGTGGAAGGTGATGTTGTCCTTGCCCATGAAGTAGTACGACAGCGCCTCGGGGTCGTTCCACCAGTCGCGCCACGTCTCAGGGTTCCCCGAACGGCGAGCCCACTCGATCGAGGCCGAGAGATAGCCGATGACAGCATCGAACCAGACGTACAGCTTCTTGGTCGGGTTCTCCCGCCAGCCGTCCAGCGGCACCGCGATGCCCCAGTCGATGTCGCGCGTCATCGCCCGCGGACGGATCTCCTTGAGGATGTTCTGGGAGAACTTGATGACGTTGGGGCGCCACAGACCCTCGGCCTCGCGCTCGTCGAGCCAGGCGTGCAGGGCGTCGGCGAGCGCCGGTAGATCGAGGAAGAAGTGCTGGGTCTCGATGAACTCCGGCGTCTCTCCGTTGATCTTCGACTTCGGGTTGATCAGGTCGGCCGGGTCGAGCTGGTTGCCACAGTTGTCGCACTGGTCCCCACGGGCCCCGTCGTACCCACAGATGGGGCAGGTGCCCTCGATGTAGCGGTCCGGGAGCGTACGCCCCGTGGACGGCGAGATCGCGCCCTTGGAGGTCTGCTCGACGAAGTAGCCGTTCTCGTAGACGCCCTTGAAGAGCTCCTGGACCACGGCGTGGTGGTTCGGGGTGGAGGTGCGGGTGTAGAGGTCGTACGTGCAGCCCAGCGCGACCAGGTCGTTGATGATCAGCCGGTGGTTCTGGTCGACGAGCTGCTGCGGGGTCAGTCCCGCCTCGTCCGCCGCGATCAGGATCGGGGTGCCGTGCTCATCGGAGCCCGACACCATGAGGACGTCGTGGCCCGCCATCCGCATGTACCGGCTGAACACATCGCTCGGCACACCGAATCCCGCGACGTGACCGATGTGACGAGGACCGTTCGCATACGGCCACGCGACTGCGGCCAGCACCTTGCTCATGGGGCGTAAGCCTAGTGAGTCCGGCCCGCCCAGCATGATCGGCGAAGCGGATGTGAACTAGCTCCGGTGCGCGACGTCCAGGACGATCGTCCGGTGCATCGACGGGGCGGCTGCGCTGCCGGAGTAGATCACGTAGAACGCGTCGCGCCCCGCCGGGACCTGCGTCATCGTCAGCGTCGCCACACCGTTGCGCAGCGTGGCCGTGACCTGGCGGGTCGTGCCACGCAGCACCAGCTGCACCGTGCCTGTTGCCGGCAGGTTCGCCGCCGAGACCTGGACCTTCACCGTGACCGTGTTGGGGCCCGGCGTGCTGATGAGTCCCATGACCGCCGTCGTGGTGATGACCCGCGCGACTTGGTAGACCGCAGTCGCCGGGGTCGTCTGTGCCGCCTTCACGGTCGCACGAACCGAGAGCTTGTGGCCCGCGTCGACGTCCTGCACCTGGTACGCGGAGTTCACTGCGCCTGCGATCGGCTTACCGTCACGCAGCCACTGGTAGTACAACCGGCCGCTCCACGGGGCGTACGCATGCACCTGGAGGGAGAGGACTGCGCCGATCGTCGGCGTACCGGTGACCGTGACGTTCGGGTCGATCGCAGCCGTGGAGGCCGCCGGCTTGGCCAGGACGGGCACCTGAGCCGACGTCATCCCCGCCGAGGTGAGCGAGTCACCGCTGTAGGAGATCGAGATCGTGCGGGTGCCGGGAGCGAGACCGTTCAGCGATGCCGACGCGACACCGTTGACCAGGGTCCGGGTGACCTTCACGGCCCCTGAAGCGAAGGTGACCGTGCCGGTCGCCGGCTTGCCCATCTCCTTGACGGTGATCGTCGCCTTGGCCTGGGTCACCCCACCGAGCGTGGTCACCGCGAAGGTCGGGTCGGCGATGACGGGACCGACGGGAGCGAACACCGACGAGTTCGGCTGCAGGCCCTGGTGGCGAGCCGTCTCGACGACGGTGACCATGTGGCCGCTGTCGGCGTGCGTGAGCCGGTATGTCGAGCCGGTCGCGCCAGCGATCGGGGCACCGTCACGACGCCACTGGTAGGTGATCTGCGAGTCCCACGGGGCGTACAGGACCTGGGGCGCGGTGAGCGTGCCGCCGGCCACCAGCGGGCCGCTGACGGTACCGATCCGGTCGATGACCGTGTGCGTGGTGCTCGACGGGAGGACGCGAACCGCTCCGCCGCCATTGGACACCACGGACTTCGCGTCGCCGAGGTAGCTGACGCCGTAGTTCAGGTCGCCTGCAGGCACGTTCTTCGCCGTGACTCCGGCGAAACCGTTGACGAGCGTGCCGACGTAGTGGCTGCCGGCGATGGTCACGACGACCGTGCCCGTCGGGACCGTGCCGTACGCGTTGACGTGGACCGTGAACTGGACCGTGTTCTCGCCACCGCGGGCGGTGGAGACGACGCTCGACGTGCTCCTGATCGTCGCTGTGTCGTTGTACGTACGGACCGCGTTGAGGTACTTCGCCTTCGTCAACGAGACGGTCACCCCGAGCTTCTGGGCGAGATCCGCCGGGCCGGGGACGTACGTCTGCTTGGTCGCCCCCGGGATCGGAGCGCCGTTGCGCAGCCACTGATAGCCGACGGTGGCGTCAGCCGGGGCGTACGTGCCCGGCGAGGCCGCCATCGGCGCCCGGGTCAGGTGCTGGCCGCTGATGCCGCCAGCGGCGCTCAGGACGATCGGCGGCGAAACCACCGGGATCGTGCCGGCGGAGAAGGTCGTGAGCGGCGTGAACGCCTGACGTGACGCCGTCACCGACGCCGTCAGGACCGACCCGTTCTGGTCCTGGGTCGGCGTGAACGTGCTCGTGGTGGCACCCGGGATTGCCACACCGTTGGCGAACCACTGCACCGCCATCGAGGATGCGTTCGGCGCGACCTGCGGCGTGCTGACTGTCAGCGGCTGGCCGACCTGCACGGTGCCCGAGATCGCCGGGCTGGTGAGGCCGTCGAGGGTTCCGGGCGCGATGGCCGTACGCGGACCGACGGTCGTCGTCGTGGTGAGGTATCCCGGACGCGTCGCCGTGATCGTCAGGGTGAGCTTCTGGCCCAACTGGTTCGCCTGCGGGCGGTAGCGCCATCCGGTCGCCCCCGCGATCGGCTTCCACGCGATGCCCCACTGGTACGACAGCGAGGTCCCCGCGGGCCAGGTGCCCGCGTTGGACTCGATCACGTCGTTGACGGCCGGGGCTCCCGGCACCGACGGCTTCACCGACGGCACCAGCGGTCGGTCGGTCCAGTGGATGAATCCACTCGGCCAGTTCTGCGAGGTGTTGATGTAGCGCCAGTCGAAGTCGCTGCCCCAGTTCGACTCGGAGACCACGATCTCCGTCGGCGAGATCACGCGCTCGACGTACGCGACGTGGCCGAGGCTTCCGGCACCCTGGGCTCCGCCCCGCCACCACGCGACGGCCCCGACGCGCGGCGTCTGGTCGGTGATCGACGGGTTGTCGCGGCCCCAGGCCTCGGCGTTGCCGCTGCCGTTCCACGGGCGCACGTTCGGCATGCCGGCCTGCACCTCGCGGAACGCCACGTAGTTGACGCAGTTCCGGCCGGAGTACATCAGCCAGTACATGTTGCCCCAGTACTTGCTGTACTGGCTGTCGCTGTACCCCTTGTTCGAGCAGTCACTGAAGCCGATGCACCACAACGCCGACGACGCGTTTGCCGACGGCGCAAGCAGGACCAATGAGGCGCTCAGCAGCGCCCCGAGAAGGATCGCAATGAACCCTCGCCGGTACCTGTGTGACGAATGTGACGAATGGTGCACACGAGAAGGGTGGTTTAGAAGTGTCAAGCATTTCTAGCGGCGTGGCGCGATTTCATCATTGTAATTTAGGCCTCTGAGCGTGAAACACCATCTGGTTGGATGGGCTCATGCCAGGAACAAACCTCACTCAAGCGGAGGCAGCCGCCCGATCGGCGCTGCTCCAGATCACCACGTACGACGTCACTCTGGACCTCACCACGGGCCCGGACACCTTCGTATCCACCTCGCGGATCACGTTCACCGCCACGACTCCGGGGTCGAGCACGTTCGCCGATCTCGTCGGCGCGACCAACGTGTCAGCCACCCTCAACGGCCTTCCGCTCGACGCCAGTGCGTACGCGGATTCGCGGCTCGCCCTCGACGGCCTGGCGGACACCAACGAACTCGTCGTGACCGCCGACATGGCGTACTCGCACACCGGCGAGGGCCTCCACCGCTTCGTCGACCCGGTCGACGAGAAGGTCTACCTCTACAGCCAGATGGAAGTGCCAGACGCGCGCCGCGTCTTCGCCTCCTTCGAGCAGCCTGACCTGAAGGCCACCTTCACCTTCCACGTCACCGCTCCCGAGGGCTGGGCCGTCTTCTCCAACTCCCCCACGCCGGTGCCGACGTCGCTGGGAGACGGAAACGCCCGCTGGGACTTCGCGGTCACCAAGCGGATGTCCACCTACATCACCGCGATCGTCGCCGGTGAGTACGTCGGGGTCGAAGACTCCTACGTCGGCAAGAACGGCACCATCCCGCTCGGGCTCTACAGCCGCGCCTCGGCGCGCGAGCACATGGATGTCGACAGCCTCTTCACGCTCACCAAGCAGGGTTTCGAGTTGTTCGAGGACCTCTTCGACTACCCGTACCCGTTCGGCAAGTACGACCAGTTCTTCGTGCCCGAGTTCAACGCCGGCGCGATGGAGAACGCCGGCGCCGTCACGATCCGCGACGAATACATCCCGGCAAGTCGCCAGCCGCGGTCGTTCTACGACTTCCGCACCAACATGATCCTGCACGAGATGGCGCACCAGTGGTTCGGCGATCTGGTGACGATGAAATGGTGGAACGACCTCTGGCTCAATGAGTCGTTCGCCGAATGGGCCGGCTACTACGCCGCCGCGAACGCCACCGAGTTCACCGACGCCTGGACCGGGTTCACGAACGCCCGCAAACTGTCGGGCTACCGCCAGGACCAGCTGATCACCACCCACCCGATCGCACCGGAGATCAAGGACCTGCACGACATCGAGGTCAACTTCGACATGATCACGTACGCCAAGGGCGCGTCCGCGCTCAAGCAGTTGGTCGCCTGGGTCGGCATGGAGCCGTTCACCATCGGCCTGCGGGCGTACTTCCGCGACCACGCCTACGGGAACACCGAGTTCAAGGACCTGCTCGGCGCCCTGGAGAAGGCGTCGGGACGTGACCTGTCGACCTGGGCCGAGGAGTGGCTGCAGACGTCCGGCGTCAACACCGTCCGCCCGGAGTTCACGCTCAACGCGGACGGCACGTACGCATCGCTCACCATCCACCAGAGCGCTGCACCGGAGCACCCGACGCTGCGCCGGCACCGGATGGGCGTCGGCTTGTTCGACCTCGTCGAGGGGTCCCTGGTCCGGCGTACGACCATCGAGGTCGACGTCGAGGGCGGCCTCACCGAGGTCGCCGAGGCCGTCGGCAAGAAGCAGCCCGACCTGCTCCTGCTCAACGACGAGGACCTGGCGTACGTGAAGGTCCGTCTGGACGAGCGCTCGTACGCGACCGCAGTTGCGCACCTCTCGAAGCTGGACGACTCGCTCGCCCGGGCGCTCATCTGGACCGCCGCGTGGGACATGTGCCGCGACGGCGAGCTGCCGACGTCGGACTACATCGATCTGGTGCTGGCCAACATCGGCCAGGAGACCGACTCCTGGGGCCTCAGCCGGATCCCGGTGCTGGCCGAATCGGCCCTGTTCGGCTACGTCTCCCCCGACAAGCTCCCCGAACTCCAGGACCGTTGGGAGGCCGGCGTACGCGAGCTCCTCGTGGCCGCCGAGCCCGGCAGCGACGCCCAGCTCATCTTCGCCAAGACGTACGCCGCCGCCACGGACACCGCACGTGGTTCCATCCACGGCTGCATGCGGGGCGAGCGGACGATCGCGGACGTGAAGGCGTTGCTCGACGGCTCGTGGACCCTCCCGGGCCTCACGGTGGACCAGGACCTGCGCTGGCGGTTCATCACCGGCCTGTGCGCCGCAGGCGCGTTCGGGGAGGCCGAGATCTCGGCCGAACTTGAGCGTGACACCACGCAGTCCGGCAAGGAGAACGCTGCCGGTGCTCGTGCGGCGTCGCCCGACCCGACGGTCAAGGCCGAGGCATGGCGGCTGGCCACGATGGATCCGGCCACCCCGAACGCCACCGGCGAGTCGATCGCGAACGAGTTCTCGCGTGCGGGTCAGCCTGCGCTGGACGGCTACGTGCATGCCTACCTGGACGCTGCCGAGACGATCCTGGACAAGGTGGGTACGCACCGCGCGGCCCGGGCACTGGAGTACATCTTCCCGCGCCAGCTGGCCACGCAGGCGAACCTCGATGTGATCGACAAGTGGCTCGCCTCGACCACCGCCAGCGCGATGGCGGTGCGGTACGTGCGCGAAGGGCGCGACGAACTGGCGCGAGCCATGCGAGCTCAGCAGGCCTGAACACACGACGTCCACACAAATGAAGAAGGGCGGACCCGATCGGGTCCGCCCTTCTTTCATGTCTGGATCAGTGGTGGCCGGGGCTCTCGACGTGGTCCGGCTTCGGGAACGGCTTCGGCAGCAGACCCTCGCCCTTGAGGATGCCCGGCAGCAGCACGACGCCGGCGATGACCAGCGCGAGGCCGAGCGGGATGAGCACGATGACCGCGAGGAAGTGCAGCGGCGACACGTGCGGCGGGTGCGACCAGCCACTCGGAACGTCGGCCAGCGCCGGAGCAGACATCAGGGCAAAGGCCGTCAGCGACGCCACTGAAAGCGTCGCGACCCGGCGTACAGCGGTGCGCGTCGAGGAGGTCACGGGCACAGCGTAGCCGGTCAGCGGCGTGAGATTCCCGTCAGTACCCTCTGATCTATGACTGCCCTGTCGATCGATCACGCCTGGCACCGGATCTGGACGATCATCCAGGAGCGCCCGGGCACCATCGCCGGCCTGGTGATCCTTGCGTTCGTCGTGCGCTGGGTCGTGCTGCGGCTGGTGAACCGGTTCGTCACGTCCACCTCCGAGAGCGCCGCACCACTCCGGTCGGCACGTCTGGCGCAGCGCGCCCGGACCATCGGCGGCCTCGCGCGATCGCTGGCCACCTGGGTGATCGTGGCGATCTTCGGGATCATGCTGCTGGACCAGATGGGGATCAACGTCGCGCCCCTGATCGCCGGCGCTGGCGTGGTCGGCATCGCGGTCGGTTTCGGTGCCCAGACGCTGGTCAAGGACTACTTCAACGGTGTCTTCATGATCCTGGAGGACCAGTACAGCGTCGGTGACCGGGTCGAACTCGAGACTCCGCAGCTGAACACCTCCGGAGTCGTCGAGGCGGTCTCGTTGCGCGTCACGCGCGTACGCGACGACAGCGGCAAGATCGTCTA comes from Nocardioides baekrokdamisoli and encodes:
- the metG gene encoding methionine--tRNA ligase, with translation MSKVLAAVAWPYANGPRHIGHVAGFGVPSDVFSRYMRMAGHDVLMVSGSDEHGTPILIAADEAGLTPQQLVDQNHRLIINDLVALGCTYDLYTRTSTPNHHAVVQELFKGVYENGYFVEQTSKGAISPSTGRTLPDRYIEGTCPICGYDGARGDQCDNCGNQLDPADLINPKSKINGETPEFIETQHFFLDLPALADALHAWLDEREAEGLWRPNVIKFSQNILKEIRPRAMTRDIDWGIAVPLDGWRENPTKKLYVWFDAVIGYLSASIEWARRSGNPETWRDWWNDPEALSYYFMGKDNITFHSQIWPAELLAYNGKGSRGGASHKLGQLNLPTEVVSSEYLTMEGKKFSSSRKIVIYVRDLLDRYQADAFRYFVASAGPESNDSDFTWAEFVRRTNDELVAGWGNLVNRTANLIHKNFGEIPALGALTDVDHAVLDTVDRAFETVGSHLANHRQKQAVFDAMRAVGETNKYIADQEPWKIKDDPERLGTVLHVVAQCVADLNLILSPFLPHSANAIDAVFGGAGTIAPMPQIVEADDLDGGAGYPIITGSYAGVPTWERHLITVGAPVAKPEPVFTKLDVAVIDEELARLGQ
- a CDS encoding Ig-like domain repeat protein, with product MHHSSHSSHRYRRGFIAILLGALLSASLVLLAPSANASSALWCIGFSDCSNKGYSDSQYSKYWGNMYWLMYSGRNCVNYVAFREVQAGMPNVRPWNGSGNAEAWGRDNPSITDQTPRVGAVAWWRGGAQGAGSLGHVAYVERVISPTEIVVSESNWGSDFDWRYINTSQNWPSGFIHWTDRPLVPSVKPSVPGAPAVNDVIESNAGTWPAGTSLSYQWGIAWKPIAGATGWRYRPQANQLGQKLTLTITATRPGYLTTTTTVGPRTAIAPGTLDGLTSPAISGTVQVGQPLTVSTPQVAPNASSMAVQWFANGVAIPGATTSTFTPTQDQNGSVLTASVTASRQAFTPLTTFSAGTIPVVSPPIVLSAAGGISGQHLTRAPMAASPGTYAPADATVGYQWLRNGAPIPGATKQTYVPGPADLAQKLGVTVSLTKAKYLNAVRTYNDTATIRSTSSVVSTARGGENTVQFTVHVNAYGTVPTGTVVVTIAGSHYVGTLVNGFAGVTAKNVPAGDLNYGVSYLGDAKSVVSNGGGAVRVLPSSTTHTVIDRIGTVSGPLVAGGTLTAPQVLYAPWDSQITYQWRRDGAPIAGATGSTYRLTHADSGHMVTVVETARHQGLQPNSSVFAPVGPVIADPTFAVTTLGGVTQAKATITVKEMGKPATGTVTFASGAVKVTRTLVNGVASASLNGLAPGTRTISISYSGDSLTSAGMTSAQVPVLAKPAASTAAIDPNVTVTGTPTIGAVLSLQVHAYAPWSGRLYYQWLRDGKPIAGAVNSAYQVQDVDAGHKLSVRATVKAAQTTPATAVYQVARVITTTAVMGLISTPGPNTVTVKVQVSAANLPATGTVQLVLRGTTRQVTATLRNGVATLTMTQVPAGRDAFYVIYSGSAAAPSMHRTIVLDVAHRS
- the pepN gene encoding aminopeptidase N produces the protein MPGTNLTQAEAAARSALLQITTYDVTLDLTTGPDTFVSTSRITFTATTPGSSTFADLVGATNVSATLNGLPLDASAYADSRLALDGLADTNELVVTADMAYSHTGEGLHRFVDPVDEKVYLYSQMEVPDARRVFASFEQPDLKATFTFHVTAPEGWAVFSNSPTPVPTSLGDGNARWDFAVTKRMSTYITAIVAGEYVGVEDSYVGKNGTIPLGLYSRASAREHMDVDSLFTLTKQGFELFEDLFDYPYPFGKYDQFFVPEFNAGAMENAGAVTIRDEYIPASRQPRSFYDFRTNMILHEMAHQWFGDLVTMKWWNDLWLNESFAEWAGYYAAANATEFTDAWTGFTNARKLSGYRQDQLITTHPIAPEIKDLHDIEVNFDMITYAKGASALKQLVAWVGMEPFTIGLRAYFRDHAYGNTEFKDLLGALEKASGRDLSTWAEEWLQTSGVNTVRPEFTLNADGTYASLTIHQSAAPEHPTLRRHRMGVGLFDLVEGSLVRRTTIEVDVEGGLTEVAEAVGKKQPDLLLLNDEDLAYVKVRLDERSYATAVAHLSKLDDSLARALIWTAAWDMCRDGELPTSDYIDLVLANIGQETDSWGLSRIPVLAESALFGYVSPDKLPELQDRWEAGVRELLVAAEPGSDAQLIFAKTYAAATDTARGSIHGCMRGERTIADVKALLDGSWTLPGLTVDQDLRWRFITGLCAAGAFGEAEISAELERDTTQSGKENAAGARAASPDPTVKAEAWRLATMDPATPNATGESIANEFSRAGQPALDGYVHAYLDAAETILDKVGTHRAARALEYIFPRQLATQANLDVIDKWLASTTASAMAVRYVREGRDELARAMRAQQA
- a CDS encoding mechanosensitive ion channel family protein; protein product: MTALSIDHAWHRIWTIIQERPGTIAGLVILAFVVRWVVLRLVNRFVTSTSESAAPLRSARLAQRARTIGGLARSLATWVIVAIFGIMLLDQMGINVAPLIAGAGVVGIAVGFGAQTLVKDYFNGVFMILEDQYSVGDRVELETPQLNTSGVVEAVSLRVTRVRDDSGKIVYIRNGEILRVSNLTQGDVAPDIDDPTD